In Phacochoerus africanus isolate WHEZ1 chromosome 14, ROS_Pafr_v1, whole genome shotgun sequence, one genomic interval encodes:
- the CACNG1 gene encoding voltage-dependent calcium channel gamma-1 subunit: MTAMSQTKALKVRVTLFCILVGIVLALVAVVTDHWAVLSPHMEHLNATCEAAHFGLWRICTKRIAVGDSKDKSCGPITLPGEKNCSYFRHFNPGETSEIFHVTTQKEYSISAAAIAIFSLGFIILGTICGLLSFRKKRDYLLRPASMFYAFAGLCIFVSVEVMRQSVKRMIDSEDTVWIDYYYGWSFACACAAFILLFLGGIALLLFSLPRMPQYPWESCMDAEPEH, from the exons ATGACCGCCATGTCCCAGACCAAAGCCCTGAAGGTCCGTGTGACCCTCTTCTGCATCCTGGTGGGCATCGTGCTGGCCTTGGTGGCCGTGGTGACCGACCACTGGGCCGTGCTGAGCCCCCACATGGAGCACCTCAATGCCACCTGCGAGGCGGCCCACTTCGGCCTCTGGCGGATTTGCACCAAGCGGATCGCCGTGGGCGACAGCAAGGACAAGAGCTGCGGACCCATCACCCTGCCTGGGG AGAAAAACTGTTCCTACTTCAGGCATTTTAACCCGGGCGAGACCTCAGAGATCTTCCACGTCACCACTCAGAAAG AGTACAGCATCTCGGCGGCCGCCATCGCCATCTTCAGCCTCGGCTTCATCATCCTGGGAACCATCTGCGGGCTCCTGTCCTTCAGGAAGAAGCGGGATTACCTGCTGAGGCCGGCGTCCATGTTCTACGCCTTCGCGG GTCTCTGCATCTTCGTCTCGGTGGAGGTCATGCGCCAGTCGGTGAAGCGCATGATTGACAGCGAGGACACCGTCTGGATCGACTACTATTACGGCTGGTCCTTCGCCTGCGCCTGCGCCGccttcatcctcctcttcctcggCGGCATCGCCCTCCTGCTCTTCTCCCTTCCTCGAATGCCCCAGTACCCCTGGGAGTCCTGTATGGACGCTGAGCCTGAGCACTAG